Proteins encoded by one window of Glycine soja cultivar W05 chromosome 15, ASM419377v2, whole genome shotgun sequence:
- the LOC114388649 gene encoding squamosa promoter-binding-like protein 12: MEARLEGKNQYLYGPVVPEMKSVGKRTLEWDLNDWKWDGDLFTARQLNSVPSDCRSRELFPADPEILVSGDASNNLSSAYDDVNLGEGKRELEKRRRGVIDEGGVEMNDGAGSLNLNLGGQVYPIMEGEEKSGKKTKLTASTSSRAVCQVEDCRADLSNVKDYHRRHKVCDMHSKATQALVGNVMQRFCQQCSRFHVLQEFDEGKRSCRRRLAGHNKRRRKTHPDATVVNGGSLNEEKGSSYLLMSLLRILSNMHSNGSDNMRNQDVLSHLLRNLASLTGTINGRNIVSLLEGSQDLVKAGTSGAAQNVPNTNSNGPEPSSPLYSSIKMDDGLIHRNPPESLVQCETTPANDMAKECIASGNDEVGSLKSPSVPLSTNVLLSMDSLPPQSIAAQTTVGRIGLSNIDLNNVYDDVQDYVENTRNCRPPLPSGNGSLDHPLLVQCDSLKSSPPQTSRNSDSTSTQSPSSSSGEAQSRTDRIVFKLFGKAPNDFPHALRSQILNWLSHSPTEIESYIRPGCIMLTIYLRLENSAWEELCYNLGPSLRKLAASNDCFWRTGWIYTRVQHSVAFLYNGQVVLDAPLRLKSPQSCQILCVKPLAVSASSCAQFVLKGFNFLLSNSRLLCALEGKYLVQDNCYDLIDSVDAANGHHELQHLRFSCHVPNVTGRGFIEVEDNGLSSCSFPFIVAEQEICSEICKLENVIEAAETADDIQIKTKLMEEKTQALYFIQEMGWLLHRSRVKVRLGPVAPVQDNFHFNRFMWLVGFSMDHDWCAVMKKLLNIVFEGTVDTGDHASVELALLEMGLLHKAVKRNFRPMVELLLKFVPVKASDGGDSNEKQINKSPDRFLFRPDTVGPARLTPLHVAASMHGSENVLDALTDDPGMVGSEAWKSAQDATGLTPYDYASLRGYYSYIQLVQRKTSNTCKNPQHVLDIPGNLVDSNTKQKQSDGHRSSKVLSLQTEKIETTAMRHCGLCQQKLVYGGMRRALVFRPAMLSMVAIAAVCVCVALLFKSSPKVYYVFQPFSWESLEYGSI; encoded by the exons atgGAGGCTCGATTAGAGGGGAAAAACCAGTATTTGTATGGACCTGTGGTGCCTGAGATGAAGAGTGTTGGGAAGAGAACTTTGGAGTGGGATTTGAATGATTGGAAGTGGGATGGGGATCTTTTCACTGCTAGGCAACTTAATTCAGTGCCATCAGATTGCAGGAGCCGTGAGTTGTTCCCTGCTGATCCTGAAATTCTTGTAAGTGGTGATGCTTCTAACAATTTGTCTTCTGCATATGATGATGTTAACCTTGGTGAGGGAAAGAGAGAATTGGAGAAGAGGAGGAGAGGTGTTATTGATGAAGGAGGGGTGGAGATGAATGATGGAGCTGGTTCTCTTAATTTGAACCTTGGGGGTCAAGTATACCCTATCATGGAAGGGGAGGAAAAAAGTGGGAAGAAGACAAAGCTGACTGCGAGTACTTCGAGCCGGGCTGTTTGTCAGGTGGAAGATTGTAGGGCTGATCTTAGCAATGTGAAGGATTACCACCGTCGCCACAAAGTTTGTGATATGCATTCTAAGGCTACCCAGGCACTAGTTGGAAATGTTATGCAGAGATTCTGTCAACAGTGTAGCAG GTTTCATGTTCTTCAAGAATTTGATGAAGGGAAGAGAAGCTGTCGTAGGCGTCTGGCAGGCCACAATAAAAGGAGGAGGAAAACGCATCCTGATGCAACTGTAGTTAATGGAGGCTCTCTGAATGAAGAAAAGGGCAGTAGCTATTTGTTAATGAGTCTGCTAAGGATACTGTCCAATATGCATT CTAATGGCTCGGATAATATGAGGAACCAGGATGTTCTATCACATCTGCTGAGGAACCTAGCAAGTCTGACTGGTACAATTAATGGAAGAAATATAGTGTCTTTATTGGAGGGATCTCAAGATTTGGTAAAAGCTGGGACATCTGGAGCTGCACAGAATGTTCCAaacacaaattcaaatggtcctgaACCGTCCAGTCCTTTATATTCTTCTATCAAAATGGATGATGGTCTAATCCATCGGAACCCTCCAGAGTCTTTGGTACAATGTGAGACGACTCCTGCTAATGATATGGCTAAAGAATGTATAGCTTCAGGCAATGATGAAGTAGGAAGTTTAAAATCTCCTTCAGTTCCACTGTCCACAAATGTACTTCTGTCAATGGATAGCCTTCCACCACAATCAATTGCAGCACAGACTACAGTTGGAAGAATTGGGTTAAGTAATATTGACCTGAATAATGTATATGATGATGTACAGGATTATGTTGAGAACACGAGGAATTGTCGTCCTCCTCTGCCTTCAGGAAATGGGTCTCTTGATCATCCTTTATTGGTCCAATGTGACTCTCTCAAGTCAAGTCCACCACAGACAAGTAGAAACTCAGATTCAACCTCTACCCAGTCACCATCTAGTTCTAGTGGAGAAGCTCag AGTCGCACAGATCGAATTGTTTTCAAACTATTTGGCAAGGCTCCAAATGATTTCCCCCATGCTCTCCGATCACAG ATCCTTAACTGGTTATCCCACAGTCCCACAGAGATAGAGAGCTATATAAGGCCAGGTTGTATCATGTTGACTATATATCTCCGCCTAGAAAATTCTGCTTGGGAAGAg CTATGCTACAATCTAGGACCCAGCTTGAGAAAGCTTGCCGCGTCTAATGATTGTTTCTGGAGAACAGGATGGATATATACAAGAGTGCAGCATTCTGTAGCTTTTCTGTATAATG GTCAGGTGGTCTTAGATGCACCATTGCGCCTCAAAAGTCCGCAAAGTTGTCAAATTTTATGCGTTAAACCACTTGCTGTTTCTGCTAGTTCTTGTGCTCAATTTGTTTTGAAAGGATTCAATTTTTTGCTGTCTAACTCGAG GTTGCTCTGTGCACTTGAAGGGAAGTATCTGGTACAAGATAATTGTTATGATTTGATTGACAGTGTTGACGCAGCCAATGGACATCATGAGCTTCAGCATCTCAGATTCTCTTGTCATGTACCGAATGTGACTGGAAGAGGGTTTATCGAG GTGGAAGACAATGGTCTTAGCAGCTGTTCCTTTCCATTCATAGTTGCAGAGCAagaaatttgctcagagatctGTAAGCTGGAGAATGTCATTGAGGCAGCAGAGACTGCTGATGACATccaaataaaaactaaactaaTGGAAGAAAAGACTCAAGCATTGTATTTCATACAAGAAATGGGTTGGCTCCTTCATAGAAGTCGCGTGAAAGTTAGGCTAGGTCCTGTGGCACCTGTCCAAGATAACTTCCATTTTAATCGATTCATGTGGCTTGTTGGCTTCTCTATGGACCATGACTGGTGTGCTGTGATGAAAAAGCTCTTGAACATTGTCTTTGAGGGCACTGTTGATACCGGAGATCATGCCTCTGTTGAGTTAGCTTTGTTAGAGATGGGTCTTCTACACAAAGCAGTAAAAAGAAATTTCCGACCTATGGTTGAACTACTATTAAAATTTGTGCCAGTTAAGGCTTCAGATGGTGGAGACAGTAATGAGAAGCAAATCAACAAGTCCCCTGACAGATTCTTATTCAGACCTGATACTGTTGGGCCTGCCAGGTTGACTCCCCTTCATGTTGCAGCAAGTATGCATGGCTCAGAGAATGTATTGGATGCATTAACTGATGATCCAGGAATG GTGGGAAGTGAGGCATGGAAAAGTGCTCAGGACGCTACAGGTTTGACCCCCTATGACTATGCATCCCTGCGGGGCTACTATTCTTACATTCAACTTGTCCAGAGGAAAACAAGCAACACATGCAAAAACCCACAACACGTGCTTGATATCCCAGGCAACCTTGTAGATAGTAACACAAAGCAGAAGCAATCAGATGGGCACAGATCATCAAAAGTTTTAAGTTTGCAGACTGAGAAAATTGAAACAACCGCAATGCGTCATTGTGGGCTATGCCAGCAAAAGCTGGTGTATGGTGGCATGAGAAGGGCACTGGTTTTCAGGCCAGCAATGCTGTCAATGGTGGCCATTGCAgctgtgtgtgtctgtgtagCTTTGCTCTTCAAAAGCTCACCCAAAGTTTATTATGTATTCCAGCCCTTCAGCTGGGAATCATTGGAGTATGGGTCAATCTAA